One segment of Anatilimnocola aggregata DNA contains the following:
- the ppsA gene encoding phosphoenolpyruvate synthase, which yields MNHRTEQPYIMWFADITIGDIPIVGGKNASLGEMVRELTSKGVKVPDGFAVTAEAYRHFIREARIDERIRATLFDLDTQDTANLSERGHAVRQAILSATLPQDLQDQIAEAYRRLQGNTNVPLDVAVRSSATAEDLPDASFAGQQETYLNVQGITALLETCKRCFASLFTDRAISYRVDKGFDHFKIALSIGVQRMVRSDLACSGVMFTIDTESGFRDAVLISSAYGLGENVVQGSVTPDEFIVFKPTLKTGHRPILQKVVGSKEFALVYDVGGGKMVKNVPVPPADRARLSLTDDEVLELARWGCIVEDHYSAKRGQPAPMDLEWAKDGRTGELFIVQARPETVQSQKNPDVLESYQLGQRGKVLITGRSVGEKVATGRVRVIKSAQFIGQFQEGEVLVTDKTDPDWQPIMKKAAAIITNRGGRTCHAAIVSRELGVPAIVGTDHGTNALKDGQLVTVSCAEGDTGFVYEGELPFEVKRTSLKTLGHPRTKVMMNLANPEEAFALSFIPNEGVGLARMEFIVTTYIKIHPLALVNFEQLEDLAAKAEIERLTTGYTDKPQFFVDKLAQGVAMLAAAFYPKDVILRLSDFKTNEYANLIGGKAYEPVEENPMLGFRGASRYYHPRYQAGFALECRAAKKVRDEMGLTNLKLMIPFCRTVEEGRRVQAEMAKHGLRRGENDLELYVMCEIPSNVILADEFADIFDGFSIGSNDLTQLILGVDRDSDIVAPIFDERNAAVKKMIAQVIATCRARGRKIGICGQAPSDYPEFAQFLVEQGINSISLNPDTVLKTTLAILEKESS from the coding sequence ATGAATCATCGCACCGAACAGCCCTACATCATGTGGTTCGCCGATATCACCATCGGCGACATTCCGATCGTCGGCGGCAAGAACGCGTCACTGGGGGAGATGGTCCGCGAACTCACGAGCAAGGGAGTGAAAGTGCCCGATGGATTCGCCGTCACGGCCGAAGCCTATCGCCATTTCATCCGCGAAGCCCGGATTGATGAACGGATTCGCGCGACGCTCTTCGACCTCGACACGCAAGACACCGCTAACCTGAGCGAGCGCGGGCACGCCGTGCGTCAGGCCATTCTCAGCGCGACACTGCCGCAGGACCTGCAGGACCAGATCGCCGAGGCGTATCGCCGCTTACAGGGGAATACCAATGTGCCGCTGGATGTGGCCGTTCGCTCTTCGGCCACCGCGGAAGACCTCCCCGATGCTAGCTTCGCCGGGCAGCAGGAGACGTATCTCAATGTGCAGGGGATCACGGCGCTCTTGGAGACGTGCAAGCGCTGTTTTGCTTCGCTCTTCACGGATCGCGCCATCAGCTATCGCGTGGACAAAGGTTTCGACCATTTTAAGATCGCGCTCAGCATCGGCGTGCAACGGATGGTCCGGTCCGACCTCGCCTGCTCCGGCGTGATGTTCACCATTGATACGGAGTCAGGGTTCCGCGACGCCGTCCTCATCAGTTCGGCTTACGGCCTGGGTGAGAATGTGGTGCAAGGCTCGGTCACTCCCGACGAGTTCATCGTCTTCAAGCCGACGTTGAAGACCGGCCACCGGCCCATCCTGCAAAAGGTTGTCGGCAGCAAGGAGTTTGCGCTGGTGTACGACGTGGGTGGCGGAAAGATGGTCAAGAATGTTCCGGTGCCACCCGCAGATCGAGCGCGATTGTCTCTGACCGACGACGAAGTGCTCGAACTCGCGCGCTGGGGATGCATCGTCGAAGACCACTATTCCGCGAAACGAGGCCAGCCGGCGCCAATGGACTTGGAGTGGGCCAAGGACGGTCGCACCGGCGAGTTGTTCATCGTGCAAGCGCGGCCTGAAACGGTGCAGTCGCAAAAGAATCCTGACGTGCTGGAGTCCTATCAATTGGGTCAGCGCGGCAAAGTGCTGATCACGGGACGCAGCGTCGGCGAGAAAGTAGCCACGGGAAGAGTGCGGGTCATCAAGAGCGCACAGTTCATCGGTCAGTTTCAGGAAGGAGAAGTCCTCGTCACCGACAAGACTGACCCCGACTGGCAGCCGATCATGAAGAAGGCGGCCGCCATCATCACCAACCGAGGGGGCCGCACTTGCCACGCGGCGATTGTCAGCCGCGAATTGGGCGTGCCGGCGATTGTCGGCACGGATCATGGCACTAATGCGCTCAAAGACGGCCAACTGGTGACCGTGAGCTGCGCCGAAGGGGACACGGGCTTCGTCTACGAGGGTGAGTTGCCTTTCGAAGTGAAGCGCACCAGCTTGAAGACACTCGGCCATCCGCGCACGAAGGTCATGATGAACCTGGCTAATCCCGAAGAAGCATTTGCGCTTTCCTTCATCCCCAACGAAGGCGTCGGACTGGCGCGAATGGAGTTCATCGTCACGACCTATATCAAGATTCACCCGCTCGCTCTGGTGAACTTCGAGCAACTCGAGGACCTGGCCGCCAAAGCTGAGATCGAGCGACTCACGACAGGGTACACCGACAAGCCACAATTCTTTGTGGATAAGCTGGCACAGGGCGTCGCGATGCTCGCCGCAGCGTTCTATCCCAAGGACGTCATCCTGCGATTAAGCGACTTCAAAACGAACGAGTATGCGAATCTCATCGGCGGCAAAGCTTACGAACCGGTCGAAGAAAACCCGATGCTGGGCTTTCGGGGGGCGAGTCGCTACTACCATCCGCGCTATCAGGCCGGGTTCGCGTTGGAATGTCGCGCTGCGAAGAAAGTGCGAGACGAGATGGGGCTCACCAATCTCAAGCTGATGATTCCCTTCTGTCGCACCGTGGAGGAAGGCCGTCGCGTGCAAGCCGAAATGGCCAAACATGGCCTGCGAAGAGGAGAGAACGACCTCGAACTCTATGTGATGTGTGAAATCCCCAGCAATGTCATCCTTGCCGATGAGTTCGCGGACATTTTTGATGGCTTCAGCATTGGCTCGAACGATCTGACGCAACTTATTCTGGGCGTGGACCGCGATAGTGATATTGTTGCGCCCATCTTCGACGAGCGCAATGCCGCGGTGAAAAAGATGATCGCCCAAGTCATCGCGACGTGCCGCGCACGGGGTCGAAAGATTGGCATCTGCGGACAAGCGCCGAGCGACTATCCCGAGTTCGCACAGTTCCTGGTGGAGCAAGGCATCAACAGCATCTCGCTTAACCCGGACACCGTCCTTAAAACTACACTGGCAATCCTAGAAAAAGAGAGCTCCTAG
- a CDS encoding Crp/Fnr family transcriptional regulator, producing the protein MALEDIYKNLSELGLFSKLPETMLRQLAQLAELRSYGAGGLLFHEGAHCAELFVLQRGKVQLQMRVPGRGCIPILTLGPGQLVAWSAMLGTGEMTTSATALEETSAFALPVSKLKELFEQDHEFGYRFMEQLANALARRLVATRLQLLDLCSTDAQQISVKEEPHG; encoded by the coding sequence ATGGCGCTGGAAGATATTTATAAGAACCTGTCTGAACTGGGGTTGTTTTCGAAACTCCCAGAAACGATGTTGCGCCAACTGGCGCAACTGGCCGAGCTACGCTCGTACGGTGCTGGCGGACTGCTGTTCCACGAAGGGGCACACTGCGCTGAGTTGTTTGTGCTGCAGAGGGGAAAGGTGCAGTTACAAATGCGCGTGCCGGGACGTGGATGCATCCCCATTCTGACCTTAGGGCCCGGGCAGCTTGTCGCCTGGTCCGCTATGTTGGGAACGGGTGAGATGACGACTTCGGCAACTGCGTTAGAGGAGACTTCGGCGTTCGCCTTGCCGGTAAGCAAACTCAAGGAGCTATTTGAGCAAGACCACGAATTCGGCTATCGGTTTATGGAACAATTGGCAAACGCGTTGGCTCGGCGATTGGTGGCGACCAGGTTGCAATTGTTGGACCTCTGCTCAACTGATGCGCAACAGATTTCTGTCAAGGAGGAACCGCATGGCTAA
- a CDS encoding 4Fe-4S dicluster domain-containing protein has product MAKSQETDDRPPRYLAKAAFNRLFAVLAERGYQVLGPTIDQEAIVYAPIRSVEDLPRGWTDEQAPGKYRIVRRDDEQWFGFVVGPHSWKRYLFPPLTTVSKADKTADGWQFKSADDSPPKQAFLGVRACEIAAIQVQDRVFLNGSFVDPVYQRQRSQSLIIAVNCTQAAPTCFCTSMNTGPECQSGYDIALTELPEGFVVETGTPEGAAIVADLETRPVEADDLGAAKIARQQAVDQIQRSLNTDGIRNLLLGNLNHSRWDDVASRCLSCSNCTMVCPTCFCASVEEVADLSGDHVERQRKWDSCFSIDFSYMNGGEVRDQIRSRYRQWLTHKLASWIDQFGTSGCVGCGRCITWCPVGIDLTEEVAAIRGATQ; this is encoded by the coding sequence ATGGCTAAGTCTCAAGAAACAGACGATAGGCCGCCGCGGTATCTGGCCAAGGCAGCGTTTAACCGATTGTTCGCCGTGCTGGCCGAACGGGGATATCAGGTACTCGGTCCAACAATTGACCAGGAAGCGATTGTGTATGCTCCCATCCGGTCGGTAGAGGACTTGCCGCGCGGCTGGACCGATGAGCAAGCCCCTGGCAAGTATCGCATTGTGCGGCGTGACGACGAACAATGGTTTGGCTTTGTGGTCGGTCCGCACTCCTGGAAGCGTTATCTTTTTCCACCACTGACGACCGTCAGCAAAGCCGACAAAACGGCTGACGGCTGGCAGTTCAAGTCGGCGGACGATTCACCGCCGAAGCAGGCGTTTCTCGGTGTGCGGGCCTGCGAAATTGCCGCCATTCAAGTGCAGGACCGCGTATTTTTAAATGGCTCCTTTGTTGATCCTGTGTACCAACGTCAGCGATCACAATCGCTCATCATCGCGGTCAACTGTACGCAAGCTGCCCCCACATGCTTTTGCACTTCCATGAATACCGGACCAGAGTGCCAGTCGGGCTACGATATCGCGCTCACCGAATTGCCTGAGGGGTTCGTCGTCGAAACAGGAACGCCCGAGGGAGCAGCGATCGTCGCTGACTTGGAGACCCGCCCCGTAGAGGCCGATGACCTGGGTGCGGCAAAAATCGCCCGCCAGCAGGCCGTGGATCAGATTCAGCGGAGCCTGAACACGGACGGTATTCGGAATTTGCTGCTGGGCAATCTCAATCATTCACGCTGGGATGATGTCGCCAGCCGTTGCCTTTCCTGCAGCAACTGCACGATGGTCTGTCCAACGTGCTTTTGTGCTTCGGTCGAGGAAGTTGCGGACCTTTCCGGCGACCATGTGGAGCGGCAACGAAAATGGGATTCGTGCTTCAGCATCGACTTCAGCTATATGAACGGCGGGGAGGTGCGAGATCAGATTCGGTCTCGCTATCGGCAATGGCTGACGCATAAGCTCGCCTCGTGGATCGACCAGTTCGGTACTTCCGGTTGCGTCGGCTGTGGACGGTGCATCACGTGGTGTCCCGTGGGCATTGATCTGACTGAAGAAGTGGCGGCCATCCGCGGAGCAACACAGTGA
- a CDS encoding FAD/NAD(P)-binding protein, giving the protein MSAAQTRFDCESAPNPNPWLSETAVIREITAEVEGVATYHLAFVNEARGATYRFQPGQFNMLYLPGAGEVPISLSADPESAGTWAHTVRAVGNVTKTLARLKLGDTLGLRGPYGSGWPLAECVGRDVLIIAGGLGLAPLRPAIYHLLRQRGQFGRVWLLYGSRSPELLLYEREYPDWITSGISVEVTVDRAAPGWQGNVGVVTVLVEQLSDFDPAKCVVLCCGPEVMMRFAAQGALRRGVPASRVWVSLERNMQCAVGFCGHCQLGPEFVCKDGPVIRYDRVASWLKVEGL; this is encoded by the coding sequence GTGAGTGCAGCGCAAACCCGATTCGACTGTGAATCTGCTCCCAACCCCAATCCCTGGTTGTCAGAAACGGCGGTCATTCGCGAGATCACTGCCGAAGTGGAGGGTGTCGCCACCTATCACCTGGCGTTTGTTAACGAGGCGCGCGGCGCAACCTACCGGTTCCAACCCGGGCAATTCAACATGCTGTATTTGCCCGGCGCTGGCGAAGTACCCATCTCCCTGAGCGCCGATCCGGAAAGTGCCGGTACCTGGGCACACACAGTGCGCGCGGTGGGAAATGTAACGAAGACGCTCGCGCGACTAAAGCTCGGCGATACATTAGGTCTGCGCGGACCGTACGGCAGCGGTTGGCCTTTAGCGGAATGTGTGGGGCGCGACGTGCTCATCATCGCTGGTGGCCTGGGACTCGCACCGCTTCGGCCAGCGATTTACCACTTGCTGCGGCAGCGTGGACAGTTTGGTCGAGTCTGGCTGCTCTATGGTTCACGTTCTCCAGAACTGCTCTTATACGAGCGGGAATATCCGGACTGGATTACGAGCGGTATTTCTGTCGAAGTGACCGTGGACCGTGCTGCTCCGGGTTGGCAGGGCAATGTCGGCGTGGTGACGGTGCTGGTCGAGCAACTCAGTGACTTCGATCCAGCCAAATGCGTGGTGCTCTGTTGTGGCCCGGAAGTGATGATGCGGTTCGCGGCGCAGGGTGCATTACGGCGGGGCGTGCCCGCATCGCGAGTTTGGGTCTCGTTGGAGCGGAACATGCAATGCGCGGTCGGCTTTTGCGGCCACTGCCAACTAGGGCCGGAGTTCGTCTGCAAAGATGGACCCGTGATCCGCTACGATCGAGTCGCGTCCTGGCTGAAAGTCGAGGGACTGTGA
- a CDS encoding NADH-quinone oxidoreductase subunit B family protein translates to MSGKPKLAVFKFASCDGCQLSLLSAEDQLLELAGKVEIVHFLEATSRIADGPYDVTLVEGSITTPHDVERIREVRRQSAYLVTIGACATAGGIQSLRNWANHQEFLQAVYASPEYISSLAHSTPIAAHVKVDFELRGCPINQNQLVDVLSSLLAGRQPRVPRHTVCLDCKLRGTVCVMVAQGQPCLGPVTHTGCGAICPSFNRGCYGCYGPAAQPNLISLTTEFSATGVPREQVIHSLRSFNGYSEEFRQESERLQDSP, encoded by the coding sequence ATGAGCGGCAAACCGAAACTCGCGGTCTTTAAGTTTGCGTCCTGCGATGGGTGCCAATTATCGTTGCTGAGCGCCGAAGACCAGTTGCTGGAACTTGCCGGTAAGGTGGAGATTGTTCACTTCCTTGAAGCGACCAGCCGAATCGCGGACGGTCCCTACGACGTGACGCTGGTGGAAGGTTCCATCACCACGCCGCATGACGTGGAACGCATCCGGGAGGTGCGGCGGCAGTCGGCGTATCTGGTCACGATCGGCGCTTGCGCGACGGCCGGTGGCATTCAGTCGCTCAGGAACTGGGCCAACCATCAGGAGTTCTTGCAGGCAGTTTACGCGTCTCCTGAATACATTTCATCGCTGGCTCACTCCACGCCGATTGCCGCCCATGTAAAGGTCGATTTTGAGTTGCGTGGTTGTCCGATCAACCAAAACCAACTCGTCGACGTCCTCTCCTCATTGTTGGCGGGTCGGCAGCCGCGCGTGCCACGACATACCGTTTGTCTCGACTGCAAACTGCGGGGCACGGTGTGCGTGATGGTCGCCCAAGGTCAGCCCTGTTTGGGGCCGGTCACTCATACGGGATGTGGCGCCATCTGCCCATCGTTTAATCGCGGCTGCTACGGCTGTTATGGTCCCGCGGCACAGCCCAACCTCATCAGCTTAACGACGGAGTTCTCGGCGACGGGAGTTCCACGCGAACAAGTGATCCACAGCCTGCGGAGTTTCAATGGCTACTCTGAGGAGTTCCGCCAAGAAAGTGAACGGCTGCAGGATTCACCATGA
- a CDS encoding acetyl-CoA hydrolase/transferase family protein — translation MNQYLDPAVTTSEAVEQLQSGMNIFVHGASATPTPLLEALCRRCDLTDVRLYHMHTAGPAPFVEPACHGRIQSVSLFTGSPVRQAIQDGQADFIPVFLSDIPGLFQSGRIRLDAALLQVSPPDKHGFCSLGTSVDAARAAADCAPLLIAEINRQMPRTHGHSVVPLKSFAAWTATDRPLHEHPPMPETPVEAAIGEQIAQLIKDGATLQTGIGAIPDAVLSRLGSKSDLGVHTEMFSDRIVDLVHAGVITNRCKKIYPGQIVTSFVTGTRRLFDFVDDNPQVAFYPCDITNDTNLLRKIDKLVAVNSALQIDLTGQVCADSIGHRIYSGIGGQMDFIRGAAMSPGGHAIIALPSTAVRGTVSRIVAELAPGAGVVTTRGHVQWVVTEYGAVNLHGLSLRQRGDALIAIAHPDFRGELRQQLNQLRHFGGLTP, via the coding sequence ATGAACCAATACCTCGATCCCGCCGTCACTACGTCGGAAGCAGTCGAACAACTGCAGAGCGGCATGAATATCTTCGTGCATGGCGCGTCAGCGACACCGACTCCTCTGCTCGAAGCGCTGTGCCGCCGCTGCGATCTTACCGATGTGCGGCTGTATCATATGCATACCGCTGGTCCGGCGCCCTTTGTAGAACCGGCCTGTCACGGCCGTATCCAGTCGGTGTCATTATTCACCGGCAGCCCGGTTCGGCAAGCCATTCAGGACGGGCAGGCGGACTTCATTCCGGTGTTCTTGTCCGATATCCCGGGCTTGTTTCAAAGCGGTCGGATTCGTCTCGATGCGGCGCTGCTGCAGGTTTCGCCGCCAGACAAGCATGGGTTCTGTTCGTTAGGAACATCGGTGGATGCAGCCCGCGCCGCCGCCGATTGCGCGCCGCTGCTGATCGCCGAAATCAATCGCCAGATGCCGCGCACGCACGGCCACAGTGTCGTGCCGCTAAAATCATTCGCGGCGTGGACCGCAACGGATCGCCCGCTGCACGAACACCCGCCGATGCCGGAAACACCTGTCGAAGCCGCGATCGGCGAACAGATCGCTCAGTTGATCAAGGATGGTGCCACGCTGCAAACCGGAATAGGTGCAATTCCCGATGCAGTGCTGAGCCGCTTAGGCAGCAAAAGCGACTTGGGCGTTCATACGGAAATGTTCTCTGATCGAATCGTTGATCTGGTTCACGCGGGTGTCATTACGAACCGCTGCAAAAAAATCTATCCAGGGCAGATCGTGACCAGTTTCGTCACGGGCACTCGGCGACTGTTTGATTTTGTAGATGACAACCCGCAAGTGGCGTTCTATCCCTGCGACATTACGAACGACACGAACCTGTTGCGCAAGATCGACAAACTCGTGGCCGTGAATTCCGCTTTGCAAATTGATCTTACTGGGCAGGTCTGTGCGGACTCGATCGGACATCGCATCTATTCGGGAATTGGCGGTCAAATGGATTTCATCCGCGGCGCGGCGATGTCGCCGGGTGGGCATGCGATCATCGCACTTCCCTCCACGGCCGTGAGAGGTACAGTGTCGCGGATTGTGGCGGAACTAGCGCCGGGAGCGGGTGTCGTGACAACCCGTGGACATGTGCAATGGGTCGTCACGGAGTACGGTGCTGTCAATTTGCATGGACTGTCGCTGCGGCAGCGGGGTGACGCGCTGATCGCGATTGCGCATCCCGACTTTCGTGGCGAGTTGCGGCAGCAACTCAACCAGCTCCGTCACTTTGGAGGGCTCACGCCATGA
- a CDS encoding Ni/Fe hydrogenase subunit alpha: MTPDQSTRTIKIEALTRVEGEGGLQVRLRNGVIEDVQLQIYEPPRFFEAFLRGRSVEEVPDITARICGICPVAYQMSSVHALECALGVSVTPEIRRLRRLLYCGEWIESHALHIYLLNAPDFLGFESGLEMAERFPDEVNRGLRLRKIGNQLLEALGGRAIHPINVAVGGFYRSPLREALQQLIPQFEWAVEAAVETTRWVAGFEFPDLTCNYELVSLTHPDEYPMNEGVISGSSGWSAPVSDFETEFIERQVAHSTALHCVRTGGTSYLVGPLARIALNLEQLSPTARRLAHELPLVWPCLNPFQSIVARGLELIHAFEEALSILRSYQPAQPTRIPYEYRPGVGWSATEAPRGLLYHRYRVDEAGLVCEAKIVPPTSQNQRQIELDLRQWLPDIIAQPDEIVARKSENLVRCYDPCISCSTHFLRVVIERGTS, encoded by the coding sequence ATGACGCCTGACCAATCGACTCGGACCATCAAGATCGAAGCACTCACGCGAGTGGAAGGGGAAGGCGGCCTGCAGGTGCGCTTGCGCAACGGTGTGATCGAAGATGTGCAATTGCAAATTTACGAGCCACCTCGTTTTTTTGAGGCATTTTTGCGCGGCCGGTCCGTCGAAGAGGTTCCCGACATCACCGCCCGAATTTGCGGCATCTGCCCCGTGGCCTATCAGATGAGCAGCGTGCATGCGCTGGAATGCGCACTCGGCGTGAGCGTCACGCCGGAGATTCGGCGACTACGGCGGTTGCTGTATTGTGGCGAGTGGATCGAAAGCCACGCCCTGCACATTTACTTGCTGAATGCCCCCGATTTTCTCGGCTTCGAGAGTGGTCTGGAGATGGCCGAACGCTTTCCCGATGAGGTAAATCGCGGCTTACGACTCCGGAAGATCGGCAACCAGCTATTGGAAGCTCTCGGCGGCAGGGCCATTCATCCCATCAATGTTGCCGTGGGGGGCTTTTATCGCTCGCCCTTGCGCGAGGCGCTGCAGCAGTTAATCCCTCAGTTCGAATGGGCGGTCGAGGCGGCCGTAGAAACGACGCGCTGGGTTGCGGGATTCGAGTTTCCTGACCTTACCTGCAACTACGAGTTGGTTTCACTTACACATCCCGACGAGTACCCGATGAATGAAGGTGTGATCTCGGGATCATCGGGCTGGTCGGCGCCGGTCTCCGATTTCGAGACGGAATTTATCGAACGGCAAGTGGCACATTCGACCGCTCTGCATTGTGTTCGCACGGGTGGTACGAGTTACCTCGTGGGACCGCTCGCACGAATTGCTTTGAACCTGGAACAACTGTCACCGACGGCCCGCCGCCTGGCGCACGAATTGCCGCTGGTTTGGCCGTGTCTCAATCCCTTCCAGAGTATTGTCGCCCGCGGCCTGGAACTGATTCACGCCTTTGAAGAAGCGCTCTCGATATTGCGAAGCTATCAGCCCGCGCAGCCCACGAGAATTCCGTACGAATATCGTCCAGGTGTGGGTTGGTCCGCCACCGAGGCCCCTCGCGGACTCCTTTATCACCGCTATCGCGTGGACGAGGCCGGCCTCGTGTGTGAAGCCAAGATCGTGCCTCCGACGTCGCAGAATCAGCGGCAAATCGAGTTGGACCTGAGGCAGTGGCTGCCCGACATTATCGCGCAACCAGACGAAATCGTCGCTCGCAAGAGCGAGAACCTCGTACGTTGCTACGACCCCTGCATCAGTTGTTCCACGCACTTCCTGCGCGTCGTCATTGAGCGAGGCACGTCATGA
- a CDS encoding hydrogenase maturation protease: MTDSGQRASKPRKLAVGIGSPHGDDQIGWAVMRELAVAMQGELQVKTASQPLELLDWLPDLDQLIICDACQADGAPGDIYRWQWPTESLATCKRGGSHDLTLPFVLSLAEQLERLPQQVIVWGIELGDTSPGAPLSSAVRSAIPKIVKLISDDLQMTLSKSEPISHA, from the coding sequence ATGACCGACAGTGGACAACGTGCTTCGAAGCCACGCAAGCTCGCCGTGGGCATCGGGTCGCCGCATGGCGACGACCAGATTGGCTGGGCCGTGATGCGAGAACTTGCGGTTGCGATGCAGGGTGAGCTGCAGGTCAAAACGGCCAGTCAACCTCTTGAACTGCTCGACTGGTTACCGGACTTAGATCAGCTCATCATCTGCGATGCTTGCCAGGCTGACGGCGCGCCGGGTGACATTTATCGGTGGCAGTGGCCAACGGAATCTCTGGCCACATGCAAGCGCGGCGGCTCGCACGATCTAACATTGCCGTTCGTGCTCTCACTAGCGGAGCAGTTGGAGAGACTACCGCAGCAAGTCATTGTGTGGGGAATAGAACTTGGCGACACCTCGCCGGGCGCTCCGCTCAGCAGTGCAGTGCGATCCGCCATCCCCAAGATCGTGAAGCTCATAAGCGATGACCTGCAAATGACGCTTTCCAAGTCGGAGCCGATCAGCCATGCATGA
- a CDS encoding hydrogenase maturation nickel metallochaperone HypA/HybF codes for MHEWSFARKLLQQATGICHANGARHCLEVRVQIGPLSGIEATLLESAFEQLASDHELAPTRLVIERTPLVVRCRDCAAESELSDFDFYCRLCGGRAVQVVAGDQLQLVSVTVDDAALMIKGTT; via the coding sequence ATGCATGAATGGTCGTTTGCCAGGAAGCTGCTGCAGCAGGCGACCGGTATCTGCCACGCGAACGGCGCGAGGCACTGCTTGGAAGTGCGGGTCCAGATTGGGCCGCTGTCGGGGATCGAGGCCACCTTGCTGGAAAGTGCTTTTGAACAACTGGCCAGCGACCACGAACTCGCACCCACACGACTGGTGATCGAGCGAACGCCGCTCGTGGTACGTTGCCGCGATTGCGCGGCCGAGTCGGAGTTGTCCGATTTCGATTTCTACTGCCGATTGTGCGGTGGTCGTGCTGTGCAAGTGGTGGCGGGGGACCAATTGCAACTGGTGAGCGTCACCGTGGATGATGCGGCGTTAATGATCAAAGGTACGACATGA
- the hypB gene encoding hydrogenase nickel incorporation protein HypB: protein MSKQVIVVRRDVLAEERADAAAERARLAGRGTLAVNLLSSPGAGKTSLLEATAQYFQSRRTMAVLVGDLETDRDAQRLARYVPTVQLTTGGACHLELPLVKRGLVQLGDPQVDFLFIENVGNLVCPASHDLAEHLRVVLLSTTEGDDKPGKYPKMFRTSQAMVITKLDLLPHVPFSSESAVQDAQRIQPNLDVFNVCALDGRGIEEWCQYLEQQRDAMLQKRDQHP, encoded by the coding sequence ATGAGCAAACAAGTGATCGTCGTCAGAAGAGATGTGCTGGCAGAAGAGCGGGCCGACGCTGCTGCGGAACGGGCCCGACTGGCGGGGCGCGGGACGCTTGCGGTCAACTTGTTGTCGTCTCCCGGAGCAGGGAAAACTTCGCTGCTGGAAGCAACCGCGCAATACTTCCAGAGCCGCCGCACGATGGCAGTGCTCGTGGGAGACCTCGAAACAGACCGCGACGCGCAGCGGCTTGCGCGCTATGTTCCCACCGTGCAACTCACCACGGGCGGAGCCTGCCATTTAGAGTTGCCGCTCGTTAAACGCGGTCTGGTGCAGCTCGGCGACCCGCAGGTCGATTTTCTGTTCATCGAAAACGTCGGTAACCTAGTATGCCCCGCCTCACACGATTTAGCGGAACATTTGCGAGTGGTTTTGCTCAGCACGACAGAAGGAGATGACAAGCCAGGCAAGTATCCGAAGATGTTTCGCACGAGTCAGGCAATGGTCATCACGAAGCTCGATTTGCTGCCGCACGTTCCCTTCTCCAGCGAATCGGCCGTGCAAGATGCGCAGCGCATTCAACCGAATCTCGATGTCTTCAACGTGTGCGCACTCGATGGCCGCGGCATTGAGGAGTGGTGCCAATATCTAGAACAACAACGGGATGCAATGCTGCAGAAGCGAGACCAGCACCCGTGA